The Pseudomonas sp. G2-4 genome window below encodes:
- a CDS encoding TetR/AcrR family transcriptional regulator codes for MSGLRERQKAERRQAISKAAVELFERQGFQNTTIEQIASQAGVSAPTVFKYFGNKQEIILEILHEADQRALKDTRSRIPEMEDPVDALCYLERLLTGYALEVMHPSLWRELLPLILFGGNNGLPDGYRAMNDALRAEISGLIRELQQAGKLREDLDVELAAFLLNDYSHLQLYRLVNQEQPDIEAHSTQVRRITELLFHGMRA; via the coding sequence GTGAGTGGACTGCGTGAACGTCAAAAAGCCGAACGACGCCAAGCCATCAGTAAGGCAGCGGTAGAGCTGTTCGAGCGTCAGGGTTTCCAGAACACCACCATCGAACAGATCGCCAGTCAGGCCGGGGTGTCGGCGCCCACCGTCTTCAAATACTTCGGCAACAAGCAGGAGATCATCCTTGAGATCCTGCACGAGGCCGATCAACGTGCGCTCAAGGACACCCGCAGCCGAATCCCGGAAATGGAGGATCCTGTCGACGCGTTGTGCTACCTGGAACGGCTGCTCACCGGTTATGCCCTGGAAGTCATGCACCCCAGTCTCTGGCGTGAGTTGCTGCCACTGATCCTGTTTGGGGGTAATAACGGACTGCCTGACGGCTATCGCGCCATGAACGATGCGCTCAGGGCTGAAATCAGCGGTTTGATCAGAGAGTTGCAGCAGGCCGGCAAGCTGCGCGAAGACCTCGATGTCGAACTGGCCGCGTTCCTGTTGAACGACTACTCGCACCTGCAGCTGTACAGGCTGGTGAACCAGGAACAGCCGGATATCGAAGCCCATTCCACGCAGGTCCGACGGATCACCGAGCTGCTGTTCCATGGCATGCGCGCCTGA
- a CDS encoding IS481 family transposase, with protein MPWKELKPMDLKVMFIAEYLSEKHSFSRLCQDYQISRKTGYKWVERYEREGPSGLDERSRRRINQTYVVPLAVRQAIIELRSVGETVPGPKKIQNDLMTRFPGQDPPSKTTIYNILKAADLITPRPSRQRVAVYPKPLRKAETPNQLFSADYKGQFLTGAGVWCYPLTIMDHASRFLLACESMANTNLKETQQTFERVFREYGMPERIRTDNGVPFASTGRAGLSQLSIWWLRLGIIPERIEPGRPDQNGRHERMHRTLKSTFPQPPAIAWEAQQKHFDRFMQHYNYERGHEALGQKTPATCYMPSTRSYPEKLPEMGYASHIECYLADGSGIINRAGLRIYVGNLLRHQNIGMEMIKEGVWNVIFGPVILGHVNARDAKNGYVSIKVSPM; from the coding sequence ATGCCCTGGAAAGAGCTGAAACCTATGGACCTTAAAGTGATGTTCATCGCTGAGTATCTGTCTGAAAAGCACAGCTTTAGCCGGCTGTGCCAGGACTATCAGATCAGCCGAAAGACTGGCTACAAATGGGTTGAACGCTATGAGCGGGAGGGCCCCAGCGGGCTTGACGAACGTAGCCGCCGACGGATCAACCAAACCTATGTGGTGCCGCTGGCCGTGAGGCAGGCGATCATTGAGCTTCGTTCTGTTGGCGAAACGGTTCCGGGACCTAAAAAGATTCAGAACGACTTGATGACGCGTTTCCCCGGCCAGGATCCTCCGTCGAAAACGACCATTTACAACATACTTAAGGCAGCTGACCTGATCACGCCTCGACCGTCGCGTCAGCGTGTCGCTGTCTATCCCAAGCCTTTGCGTAAGGCAGAAACGCCTAATCAGCTCTTCAGTGCAGATTACAAGGGCCAGTTCCTTACCGGGGCGGGCGTTTGGTGCTATCCGCTGACGATCATGGATCATGCCAGTCGCTTCCTGCTGGCCTGCGAGAGTATGGCCAATACCAATCTCAAGGAGACCCAGCAAACCTTCGAGCGCGTTTTTCGTGAGTATGGGATGCCTGAGCGCATCCGCACCGATAACGGCGTGCCGTTTGCCAGTACAGGGCGTGCGGGGCTGTCGCAGTTGTCGATCTGGTGGCTGCGGCTTGGGATTATTCCTGAGCGAATTGAGCCCGGTCGGCCAGACCAAAATGGACGACATGAGCGCATGCATCGGACTTTGAAAAGTACCTTTCCCCAACCGCCGGCAATTGCTTGGGAGGCTCAGCAAAAACACTTTGATCGATTTATGCAGCACTACAATTATGAGCGAGGACACGAGGCGCTCGGCCAGAAAACCCCGGCGACCTGCTATATGCCCTCAACTCGGTCTTATCCGGAGAAGCTACCGGAAATGGGATATGCGAGCCATATAGAGTGTTACCTGGCGGATGGTAGCGGCATCATTAATAGAGCTGGCCTGCGGATATACGTGGGGAATCTGCTCAGGCATCAGAACATTGGAATGGAGATGATCAAAGAGGGGGTATGGAATGTGATCTTCGGTCCGGTGATCCTAGGTCACGTCAATGCCAGGGACGCGAAGAACGGTTATGTTTCAATAAAAGTGTCACCTATGTGA
- a CDS encoding amino acid permease, with amino-acid sequence MTSPNFKDSNGHLAQGFKPRHVTMLSIAGIIGAGLFVGSGHAIAAAGPAVMLAYLFSGLLVVLVMRMLGEMAVANPDTGSFSTYADQAIGRWAGFTIGWLYWWFWVLVIPIEALAAGHVLNQWFPAIDAWLFASVSIIALAVTNLFSVSKYGEFEFWFAMAKVVAIIGFISVGFAVLMGWIPEREASGLTRLMEEHGGFAPNGLSAVVGAFITIMFSFIGTEAVTIAAAESSNPAQNIAKATRSVIWRIGVFYLLSIFVVISVVPWNDPLLASVGSYQRALELMNIPHAKFMVDVVVLIAVASCMNSSIYIASRMLYSLGRRGDAPKAVQVTSSVGVPRAAVVASTVLGLGVTLFSFFMPAGLFQFLLASSGAIALLVYLVIAVSQLRMRRMLVRQNVELPLRMWLFPWLTWLVIVFISGALTVMMVTPEHRSEVSTTLGLALVISFIGLITSRHPSPAERAASLG; translated from the coding sequence ATGACCAGCCCGAACTTCAAGGATTCGAACGGCCACTTGGCACAGGGCTTCAAGCCTCGTCACGTCACCATGCTGTCCATTGCCGGGATTATCGGCGCAGGCCTGTTTGTCGGATCAGGCCACGCCATCGCAGCCGCGGGCCCGGCCGTCATGCTGGCCTACCTGTTCTCGGGCTTGCTGGTGGTGCTCGTCATGCGCATGCTCGGCGAGATGGCGGTTGCCAACCCGGACACCGGCTCATTTTCCACCTATGCCGACCAGGCCATCGGACGCTGGGCAGGCTTCACCATCGGTTGGCTCTACTGGTGGTTCTGGGTGCTGGTGATCCCTATCGAAGCGCTCGCCGCCGGCCATGTACTGAACCAATGGTTTCCCGCCATCGATGCCTGGCTGTTCGCCTCGGTGTCGATCATTGCCTTGGCCGTGACGAACCTGTTCAGCGTGTCCAAGTACGGGGAATTCGAATTCTGGTTCGCCATGGCCAAGGTCGTGGCGATCATCGGTTTCATTTCCGTGGGGTTCGCCGTGTTGATGGGCTGGATTCCCGAGCGTGAGGCCAGTGGCTTGACTCGACTCATGGAGGAGCATGGCGGGTTTGCGCCCAATGGCCTGTCGGCAGTGGTGGGCGCCTTCATCACCATCATGTTCAGTTTCATCGGTACGGAGGCGGTGACCATCGCCGCGGCCGAATCCAGTAACCCTGCGCAGAACATTGCCAAGGCGACGCGCTCGGTGATCTGGCGCATCGGCGTGTTCTATCTGCTGTCGATCTTCGTGGTCATTTCGGTGGTGCCGTGGAACGATCCGCTCCTGGCTTCGGTGGGTTCCTACCAGCGGGCGCTGGAACTGATGAACATTCCCCACGCCAAATTCATGGTGGATGTGGTGGTGTTGATTGCCGTGGCCAGTTGCATGAACTCCTCGATCTACATTGCCTCGCGCATGTTGTACTCGCTGGGTCGGCGTGGCGATGCGCCGAAGGCGGTGCAAGTGACGTCGTCGGTCGGCGTACCAAGGGCGGCGGTGGTCGCCAGTACCGTGCTGGGGCTGGGTGTCACGTTGTTCAGCTTCTTCATGCCTGCAGGACTGTTCCAGTTTTTGCTCGCCAGTTCCGGCGCCATCGCTTTGCTGGTGTACCTGGTGATTGCGGTGTCTCAGTTGCGCATGCGTCGGATGCTGGTGCGTCAGAATGTCGAGCTACCCTTGCGCATGTGGCTGTTTCCCTGGCTCACCTGGCTGGTCATTGTGTTCATCTCTGGCGCCCTGACGGTCATGATGGTGACGCCGGAGCACCGCAGCGAGGTCAGCACCACCCTTGGCCTGGCCCTGGTCATTTCCTTTATCGGGTTGATCACCTCGCGACATCCGTCGCCGGCTGAGAGGGCGGCTTCCCTGGGGTAG
- a CDS encoding type I secretion system permease/ATPase yields MRFLLDPRHDIDAALLSYRRVFWSLALFSGVINLLVLVPSLYMMQVYDRVLTSRNETTLFMLTLIALGLFMFSGLIEWVRGQVMIRMSAGLDDALGERIFDAAFARSLREHNANPAQVLNDLATLRQLITGQGLIALLDAPWLPIFLLVAFIFHPWFGVLTLVLALVLIGLALWGELATRTRLGEANRLGVQSASYVNSTLHNAEVIQALGMLGPLRQRWSLLQQRIIAAQAHASDRSARITSTTRFVRISGQSLALGLGALLVLEGQLSAGMMIAMSLLLGRALAPVEIAIGSWKQFNSGRQSYQRLSQLLTQHPRDRLRMPLPPPTGAVRLEQVYVGPPGATQPILRGINFSLAKGDVLAVVGASASGKSTLARALVGVWPAMGGSVRLDGAEISQWSHDALGPHLGYLPQDIELFDGTVADNIARFGEQDADKIITASRHAGIHEMILRFPKGYDTPLGPGGLGLSGGQKQRLGLARALYGHPKLIVLDEPNSNLDEAGELALVQAISVLKAAGSTVVLITHRPNVLAVVDHILVLKDGTQQAFGPRDRVLKALMPAPKPAAVREAGEDA; encoded by the coding sequence ATGCGTTTCCTACTCGATCCGCGTCATGACATTGATGCTGCCTTGCTCAGCTATCGCCGGGTGTTCTGGTCCCTGGCCCTGTTCAGTGGCGTGATCAATCTGCTGGTGTTGGTGCCATCGCTCTACATGATGCAGGTTTACGATCGGGTGCTGACCAGCCGCAACGAAACTACGCTGTTCATGCTCACCTTGATCGCCCTGGGACTATTCATGTTCAGCGGCCTGATCGAGTGGGTGCGCGGCCAGGTGATGATTCGCATGAGCGCGGGGCTGGACGATGCCTTGGGCGAGCGGATTTTCGACGCGGCCTTTGCCCGAAGCCTGCGCGAGCACAACGCCAACCCGGCGCAGGTGCTCAACGACTTGGCCACGCTGCGGCAGTTGATCACCGGGCAGGGGCTGATCGCCTTGCTGGATGCGCCGTGGCTGCCGATTTTCCTGCTGGTGGCGTTCATCTTTCATCCCTGGTTCGGGGTACTGACGCTGGTACTCGCCCTGGTGTTGATCGGCCTGGCCCTGTGGGGCGAACTGGCGACCCGGACGCGCCTGGGGGAGGCCAATCGACTCGGGGTGCAATCGGCCAGTTACGTCAACAGCACGCTGCACAATGCCGAGGTCATCCAGGCCTTGGGCATGCTCGGGCCGTTGCGTCAGCGCTGGAGCCTGCTGCAACAACGCATCATTGCCGCACAGGCCCATGCCAGTGACCGCAGCGCGCGTATCACCTCGACCACCCGTTTCGTGCGCATTTCCGGTCAATCGTTGGCCCTGGGCCTAGGGGCGTTGCTGGTGCTCGAAGGCCAGCTTTCGGCAGGTATGATGATTGCGATGTCGCTGCTGCTGGGGCGTGCCCTGGCCCCGGTGGAAATCGCCATCGGCTCGTGGAAACAATTCAACTCCGGGCGCCAGAGCTACCAGCGCCTGAGCCAACTCTTGACCCAGCACCCGCGCGATCGCCTGCGCATGCCCTTGCCTCCGCCCACCGGTGCGGTGCGCCTGGAGCAGGTGTATGTCGGTCCGCCCGGTGCCACGCAGCCAATCCTGCGGGGCATCAATTTCAGCCTGGCCAAAGGTGACGTGCTCGCCGTTGTCGGCGCCAGTGCCAGTGGTAAATCGACCCTGGCCAGGGCGCTGGTCGGGGTCTGGCCGGCCATGGGTGGGTCGGTGCGCCTGGACGGTGCCGAAATCAGCCAATGGTCCCACGACGCCCTCGGCCCGCACCTGGGTTACCTGCCGCAGGACATCGAGCTGTTCGATGGCACCGTTGCCGACAACATTGCCCGCTTCGGCGAGCAGGACGCTGACAAAATCATCACTGCCAGCCGGCATGCCGGTATTCACGAAATGATCCTGAGGTTTCCCAAGGGCTACGACACGCCGTTGGGGCCGGGTGGACTCGGCTTGTCCGGTGGGCAGAAGCAACGCCTGGGCCTTGCCCGCGCACTGTATGGCCACCCGAAGCTGATCGTACTCGATGAACCCAATTCCAACCTTGACGAGGCCGGTGAGCTGGCGCTGGTGCAGGCCATCAGTGTGCTCAAGGCCGCCGGCAGCACCGTGGTGCTGATCACCCATCGACCCAATGTGCTGGCGGTGGTCGATCACATTCTGGTGCTCAAGGACGGTACCCAACAAGCCTTCGGCCCACGGGATCGGGTGCTCAAGGCGTTGATGCCAGCGCCCAAGCCGGCCGCAGTAAGAGAGGCTGGCGAAGATGCGTGA
- a CDS encoding HlyD family type I secretion periplasmic adaptor subunit has product MRDLTPGKQAYSEQGLSVRSDNTLPSASTDAGGAARYGVAFLVVALGGALLWACLAPLDQGVMGSGTVVVAGERKAVQSLVGGVVEKLLVSDGDRVSQGQLLVQLNTVQAQSQRDVTLGKLLNDRSVEARLIAERLGSAEIQWPAELLERAEEPRVKAAMALQTQLFMTRRAELGSRLQIIEHEAAALQQQLLGYEGVKRNYDAQMRFQQQELEGLRDLAREGYVPRNKLFEAERNAAQLAGQIASGVGDVGRTRQAINESRLKALQAQQEFRRDAETQLSEVSAEAAGYVDQIRALQFEVDNGAIRAPVAGQVMDVSIHTVGGVVQAGQTLMQVVPLDAPMAITARFEPLMANKLRPGLPVNVHFTALQRVDTPTVTGTVTTVSADQLINEQTHQPYFSAKVEIPADTVASLQAAGLWVRPGMLADVTVVTGERTLMNYLMKPLRERLLAAFKEE; this is encoded by the coding sequence ATGCGTGATCTGACCCCGGGTAAACAAGCGTACAGCGAGCAGGGGCTGAGTGTGCGCAGCGACAATACGCTGCCCAGCGCCAGTACCGACGCCGGCGGTGCCGCCCGCTATGGTGTGGCTTTCCTGGTCGTGGCGCTGGGCGGTGCGCTGCTCTGGGCTTGCTTGGCGCCGCTCGACCAGGGCGTGATGGGCAGTGGCACCGTGGTGGTGGCGGGCGAGCGCAAGGCGGTGCAGTCATTGGTGGGCGGCGTGGTGGAAAAGCTGCTGGTCAGCGATGGCGATCGGGTCAGCCAGGGCCAGTTGCTGGTGCAGCTCAACACGGTGCAGGCGCAGTCACAGCGGGACGTGACCCTGGGCAAGTTGCTCAATGATCGCAGCGTTGAGGCGCGGTTGATTGCCGAGCGCCTGGGCAGCGCCGAGATCCAATGGCCCGCTGAACTGCTGGAGCGCGCCGAGGAGCCACGGGTCAAGGCGGCCATGGCCTTGCAGACCCAATTGTTCATGACCCGCCGCGCGGAGCTGGGCAGTCGCTTGCAGATCATCGAACACGAAGCCGCCGCGTTGCAGCAGCAGTTGCTCGGCTATGAAGGCGTCAAGCGTAACTACGACGCGCAAATGCGCTTCCAGCAACAGGAACTCGAAGGCCTGCGGGACCTGGCGCGGGAAGGCTACGTGCCGCGCAACAAACTCTTCGAAGCCGAGCGCAACGCGGCTCAATTGGCTGGTCAGATTGCTTCCGGCGTGGGCGATGTCGGCAGGACCCGCCAGGCGATCAACGAAAGTCGGCTCAAGGCCTTGCAGGCCCAACAGGAGTTCCGCCGCGATGCCGAAACCCAGCTCAGCGAGGTGTCCGCCGAGGCGGCCGGTTATGTCGATCAGATCCGCGCCTTGCAGTTCGAAGTCGACAACGGTGCGATCCGTGCGCCCGTGGCCGGACAGGTGATGGATGTCAGTATTCATACGGTAGGCGGCGTCGTGCAGGCCGGTCAAACCCTGATGCAGGTGGTGCCGCTGGACGCGCCGATGGCGATTACTGCGCGTTTTGAGCCGCTGATGGCCAACAAACTACGTCCTGGCTTGCCGGTGAATGTGCATTTCACTGCGCTGCAGCGGGTGGATACACCGACAGTCACCGGCACGGTGACCACGGTGTCGGCGGACCAGTTGATCAACGAACAGACGCACCAGCCGTACTTCTCCGCCAAGGTCGAGATTCCCGCCGACACGGTGGCCTCGCTGCAGGCTGCCGGGCTGTGGGTGCGCCCGGGCATGCTCGCCGATGTCACGGTGGTGACGGGGGAACGGACCTTGATGAATTACTTGATGAAACCCCTGCGCGAACGCTTGCTTGCGGCCTTCAAGGAGGAATGA
- a CDS encoding TolC family outer membrane protein, with protein MTDRCRYRTRVLLSLCTSWAVINPVWAADGGLSLTAAYDASRLNDPTVQSAAHAFEASRHEEDIGRGGLYPQVSLTSRYGYGGRTDGGEDSSYVNSNDYQANNVTLAAQQPLYDKGRWAAYQEGKARGKLGSQLFDVAGQTLYDRVAKGYFDVARAENEIKLIAQQKAVISGLVTQSKKLYQGGQGAITDIDEAQARLDLVEAQEAEAQARRVAALRALSGRASVPIDDIQPMREELAAGSPIPPEQDLSYWTAIAREASPELAARLAAVKVAEAQADSQRAGHYPTLSLTTQLTRRETRQYQELDPRQDTYYVGVQLDIPLYRGGAVRASVAKAEAQLAGAQSDYDVQRQQLAEDIEADYLGVVAGFTKSKAMQRAVESNQRALTSTEKGFQGGVRSTVDILDAQQRLFQARRDLLNTKLDMLQSYVSLHTHTGQMNRAVLEQVQNLF; from the coding sequence ATGACCGACCGTTGCCGCTACCGCACTCGCGTGTTGCTGAGCCTGTGTACCAGTTGGGCCGTGATCAATCCTGTGTGGGCCGCCGACGGTGGCTTGAGCCTGACCGCCGCCTACGATGCCTCGCGCCTCAATGATCCAACCGTGCAATCGGCTGCCCACGCGTTCGAAGCTTCACGGCATGAAGAGGACATCGGCCGCGGCGGCCTCTATCCGCAAGTGTCGCTGACATCGCGCTACGGCTACGGCGGACGTACCGATGGCGGCGAGGACAGTAGCTACGTCAACAGTAACGATTACCAGGCGAACAACGTCACCCTGGCGGCGCAACAACCGCTCTACGACAAGGGCCGCTGGGCGGCGTATCAAGAGGGCAAGGCCAGGGGGAAGTTGGGCAGCCAGCTGTTCGACGTCGCTGGCCAGACCCTGTACGACCGGGTTGCCAAGGGCTATTTCGACGTCGCCCGGGCCGAGAACGAGATCAAGTTGATCGCCCAGCAGAAAGCCGTCATCAGTGGGTTGGTCACCCAGAGCAAAAAGCTCTATCAGGGTGGCCAGGGAGCGATCACCGATATCGATGAAGCCCAGGCCCGGCTCGATCTGGTAGAGGCCCAGGAGGCCGAAGCCCAGGCCCGTCGAGTGGCAGCGCTGCGGGCGTTATCCGGCCGCGCCAGTGTGCCCATCGATGACATTCAGCCGATGCGCGAGGAGCTTGCCGCCGGCAGTCCGATCCCGCCGGAGCAGGATTTGTCCTATTGGACGGCGATTGCCCGTGAGGCCAGCCCGGAACTGGCGGCCCGGCTGGCGGCGGTGAAAGTCGCCGAGGCGCAGGCCGACAGCCAGCGCGCCGGGCATTATCCAACCCTGTCGCTGACCACTCAGTTGACCCGCCGGGAAACCCGCCAGTACCAGGAACTGGACCCGCGCCAGGACACCTACTACGTGGGGGTTCAGCTGGATATTCCGTTGTACCGTGGCGGTGCGGTGCGGGCCTCGGTGGCCAAGGCGGAAGCGCAATTGGCCGGTGCCCAGTCGGACTATGACGTGCAGCGTCAACAATTGGCCGAGGATATCGAAGCCGATTATCTGGGGGTGGTGGCTGGGTTCACCAAGAGCAAGGCGATGCAACGGGCGGTGGAGTCCAATCAGCGGGCACTGACGTCCACGGAAAAGGGTTTCCAGGGTGGGGTGCGTTCTACGGTGGATATTCTTGATGCCCAGCAGCGGCTATTCCAGGCGCGTCGGGACTTGCTCAATACCAAGCTCGATATGCTGCAGAGCTATGTGAGTTTGCACACCCATACTGGCCAGATGAATCGCGCGGTTCTGGAGCAGGTGCAGAATCTGTTTTAA
- a CDS encoding polyamine ABC transporter substrate-binding protein encodes MNLFLRNTLLSAVVSMLVSGVSLAEERTVRIYNWIEYLPPEILKSFQEETGIRPIYDVFDSVETLESKLLTGNSGYDVVYPSSSNVSHLIAAGAVQPLDRSQLPNWQHLDPEFMKTLEAVGDEGNRYAAPYLWGTTLIGYNVDKVRQVLGADVQMNTWDIIFKEENMAKLASCGVGFLDAANEIVPIALHYKGLDPNSQKREDYPQAQAAMRTIRPYVTYFNSSRYGMDLANGEICVGVGWSGGVALATRLADAAGKGVKVAMALPKEGAPMWADVMMVPTNAPHTAEAYAFINYILRPDVIARISNKIGYPNPNKDATALVDAEIRSNPAMYIPDEARKTLFMLEPVPAAVERIRTRTWTAIKTNR; translated from the coding sequence ATGAACCTGTTTTTGCGTAACACCTTGTTGAGTGCTGTCGTTTCAATGCTGGTCAGTGGCGTGAGCCTGGCCGAAGAGCGAACAGTGCGGATCTACAACTGGATCGAGTACCTGCCGCCGGAAATCCTCAAGAGCTTCCAGGAAGAAACCGGCATCCGCCCGATCTATGACGTGTTCGATAGCGTCGAGACACTGGAGTCCAAACTGCTCACAGGCAACTCGGGGTATGACGTGGTCTACCCCAGCAGTTCCAATGTCAGCCACCTGATTGCCGCCGGCGCGGTCCAGCCCCTGGACCGCAGCCAACTGCCCAACTGGCAGCATCTGGACCCTGAGTTCATGAAAACCCTGGAAGCCGTCGGCGACGAAGGCAATCGCTACGCGGCGCCGTATCTCTGGGGCACGACCCTGATCGGCTACAACGTCGATAAGGTCCGGCAGGTGCTCGGGGCCGACGTGCAGATGAATACCTGGGACATCATCTTCAAGGAAGAGAACATGGCCAAGCTGGCCAGTTGCGGTGTCGGCTTCCTCGATGCGGCCAACGAGATCGTACCCATCGCCTTGCATTACAAGGGCCTGGACCCCAACAGCCAGAAGCGCGAAGACTACCCGCAGGCCCAGGCGGCAATGCGCACTATTCGTCCGTACGTCACCTATTTCAATTCGTCGCGCTATGGCATGGACCTGGCCAACGGTGAGATCTGCGTCGGGGTGGGCTGGTCTGGCGGTGTGGCCCTGGCCACGCGACTGGCCGATGCCGCTGGCAAGGGCGTCAAGGTGGCGATGGCCTTACCCAAGGAAGGTGCGCCGATGTGGGCAGACGTGATGATGGTACCCACCAACGCCCCTCATACCGCGGAGGCCTACGCCTTCATCAACTACATCTTGCGTCCGGATGTGATTGCGCGGATCAGCAACAAGATCGGTTACCCCAACCCGAACAAGGACGCCACGGCATTGGTGGACGCCGAGATCCGTAGCAACCCGGCCATGTATATACCCGATGAAGCCCGCAAAACCCTGTTTATGCTAGAGCCCGTGCCGGCTGCCGTGGAGCGGATCCGCACCCGCACTTGGACCGCCATCAAGACCAATCGCTGA